From one Idiomarina sp. X4 genomic stretch:
- a CDS encoding efflux RND transporter permease subunit has product MDIARYSMTRKTTSWMFLLLLLVGGIVALTQLGRLEDPEFTIKQAMVITPYSGASARQVEEEVTYRLENAIQELSYVDNIRSISKPGLSQITVEMKSIYRADDLEQIWDELRRKVNDTKRRLPPGTGEPIVRDDFSDVYGVMLAITGPDYSYKDIEHYADFLRRELVLVDGVGKVMLSGERQEQVIVEVSRAQLGNFGIPPQQVANLLQTQNAVANAGRVTINEESMRIATNGEFSSVEDMEKLVISNPGARERIYLRDVADIYRETKDIPDHVVRYNGKPSLWLALSFADDVNVVEVGERLERRLDDLSYAQPIGMNVERIYDQPHEVENSVNNFLLNLVEAVAIVVVALLLSMGFRSGLLIGSVLLLTVLGTFIFMRLGDINLQRVSLGALIIALGMLVDNAIVIADGIMVGMRRGQSKLQAATQVVKQNQWPLLGATIIGIIAFAPIGLSSDATGEFAGSLFWVLLISLLLSWVTALTLIPFLADRLYSEKDIGDENDDAFKHPLYVKYRSALRFCLTHRAASMSAMIIMLVLAVVGFGQVKQAFFPPSTTPLFYVDLWYPQGTDIRHTEQDSKRLEDYLLDKQEVVSVATTVGQGAPRFTLTYLVEKSYESYAQLLVRVKDKESMSALMADIRQRIKNAHPDVEDKLIRVEIGPATPAKIEARFSGPDIQVLRELSEQAQAILRDDAGAVNIRSDWRQRTKLLQPQYDEAAGRRAGVTKEDVNNVLLGNFVGQQIGIYRDGTDLLPIVKRAPAAERVDLNNWQELQIYSPVLDRFIPLAQVVRSIETTWEDPLILRRDRKRTLTVMADHDILSNETAAQVFERVRPKIEAIELPLGYELSWGGEHEASSKAQKALFGALPLGFLVMFIITVLLFNSIRHAAVLWTTVPLSIIGVTVGLLLLNKPFGFMALLGFLSLSGMLIKNGVVLLEQVNVELETGKSRVDALVEAAVSRVRPVGMAAATTILGMLPLLFDDFFASMATVIMFGLGFATVLTLFVVPVMYAIVQKVERPQ; this is encoded by the coding sequence ATGGATATTGCACGCTATAGCATGACCCGAAAAACCACCAGCTGGATGTTTTTGCTGTTGTTATTGGTCGGAGGAATCGTCGCTTTAACTCAGCTGGGTCGTCTGGAAGATCCTGAGTTTACGATAAAGCAAGCAATGGTCATAACGCCATATTCCGGCGCTTCGGCTCGACAAGTGGAAGAGGAAGTAACGTATCGCCTTGAAAATGCGATCCAGGAACTGAGCTACGTAGACAATATTCGCTCCATATCGAAGCCAGGGCTATCGCAAATTACGGTCGAGATGAAAAGCATTTACCGGGCGGATGATCTCGAACAAATTTGGGATGAACTTCGGCGCAAGGTCAATGATACGAAACGACGCTTACCGCCGGGCACCGGCGAGCCTATTGTCCGTGACGACTTCTCCGACGTGTATGGTGTCATGCTGGCGATTACCGGACCTGACTATTCGTACAAAGACATTGAACATTACGCGGACTTTCTCCGGCGCGAGCTGGTCTTGGTCGACGGTGTCGGTAAAGTCATGCTGTCAGGCGAACGTCAGGAGCAGGTCATTGTCGAAGTGTCACGAGCACAGCTGGGTAACTTTGGTATCCCACCCCAGCAAGTCGCCAATTTACTGCAAACGCAAAATGCCGTGGCAAATGCTGGACGCGTGACGATTAATGAAGAGTCCATGCGTATTGCCACTAACGGTGAATTTTCTTCCGTCGAAGACATGGAAAAACTGGTGATTAGTAACCCAGGCGCCAGAGAACGTATTTATTTGCGCGACGTAGCTGACATCTATCGCGAAACGAAGGATATCCCTGATCACGTGGTGCGTTATAACGGAAAGCCGTCACTCTGGCTAGCACTGTCTTTCGCCGATGATGTGAACGTTGTGGAAGTTGGAGAGCGACTTGAACGGCGTTTGGACGACCTTTCCTACGCTCAGCCAATTGGCATGAACGTTGAGCGCATTTATGATCAACCCCACGAAGTTGAAAACTCCGTTAATAACTTTTTGCTGAACTTAGTCGAGGCGGTAGCGATTGTGGTTGTGGCGCTGCTACTGTCCATGGGCTTTAGAAGTGGTTTGCTGATTGGTTCGGTGTTGCTGCTGACGGTACTCGGCACGTTCATTTTCATGCGGCTTGGTGATATTAACCTGCAGCGGGTGTCGTTAGGCGCACTGATTATCGCCTTAGGTATGCTGGTCGATAATGCCATTGTGATTGCTGACGGTATTATGGTGGGTATGCGTCGGGGGCAGAGCAAACTTCAAGCTGCTACGCAGGTGGTTAAGCAAAACCAATGGCCGCTGTTAGGGGCTACCATTATTGGTATTATTGCCTTTGCACCAATCGGCCTTTCTTCTGACGCCACTGGTGAGTTCGCGGGTAGCTTGTTCTGGGTCTTGCTTATTTCTTTATTGCTAAGTTGGGTAACGGCATTAACGCTGATTCCGTTTTTAGCCGACCGACTCTATTCCGAAAAAGACATTGGCGATGAGAACGACGATGCCTTTAAGCACCCACTCTATGTAAAGTATCGAAGTGCGTTGCGTTTTTGTTTAACGCATCGCGCGGCCAGCATGTCGGCAATGATCATTATGCTGGTACTGGCGGTGGTGGGTTTCGGGCAGGTAAAACAAGCCTTTTTTCCACCTTCCACAACGCCACTGTTTTATGTGGACTTATGGTATCCACAAGGAACTGATATTCGCCACACCGAGCAGGACTCAAAACGTCTGGAAGATTATCTGCTGGATAAGCAAGAGGTGGTTTCCGTGGCAACGACCGTCGGTCAGGGCGCCCCGCGTTTTACGTTGACTTATTTGGTTGAAAAAAGCTACGAAAGCTATGCGCAATTGCTGGTTCGCGTGAAAGACAAGGAGTCTATGTCAGCGCTAATGGCGGATATTCGGCAGCGCATTAAAAACGCTCATCCGGACGTTGAAGACAAGCTAATTCGGGTCGAGATTGGTCCGGCAACGCCGGCAAAAATTGAAGCTCGCTTTTCCGGACCGGATATTCAGGTATTACGTGAGTTGAGCGAGCAAGCGCAGGCGATACTGCGGGACGATGCCGGCGCGGTCAATATTCGCTCTGACTGGCGACAGCGAACCAAATTATTACAGCCTCAGTATGACGAAGCGGCTGGAAGACGAGCAGGTGTCACTAAAGAGGATGTGAACAACGTATTGCTCGGTAACTTCGTTGGCCAGCAAATTGGCATTTATCGTGATGGCACCGATCTGCTGCCAATTGTAAAGCGAGCACCGGCGGCCGAACGTGTCGACTTGAACAACTGGCAGGAGCTGCAAATTTACAGCCCCGTGTTGGATCGTTTTATACCGCTGGCGCAAGTGGTGAGAAGTATTGAAACCACATGGGAAGATCCGCTCATACTGAGACGTGACCGTAAACGGACACTGACGGTGATGGCTGATCACGATATTTTGAGTAATGAAACCGCAGCTCAGGTGTTCGAACGAGTTCGCCCCAAAATAGAAGCGATTGAACTGCCTTTGGGTTACGAGTTGAGTTGGGGAGGGGAGCACGAAGCGTCAAGCAAAGCACAAAAAGCATTGTTCGGTGCGTTACCGTTAGGCTTTCTGGTCATGTTTATTATTACCGTGCTGCTGTTTAACAGCATTCGACACGCCGCTGTTCTATGGACGACAGTACCACTATCGATAATTGGTGTGACGGTTGGTCTATTGCTGCTGAATAAGCCCTTTGGATTTATGGCGCTGTTAGGCTTTTTAAGTTTGTCAGGCATGCTGATTAAAAATGGCGTGGTGCTACTGGAACAGGTCAACGTTGAGCTCGAAACCGGTAAATCGCGAGTTGATGCGTTAGTTGAGGCCGCTGTGAGCCGTGTAAGGCCGGTGGGCATGGCGGCGGCAACCACCATACTGGGCATGTTGCCACTGCTGTTTGATGACTTCTTTGCCAGCATGGCGACGGTCATTATGTTTGGTCTCGGGTTTGCGACAGTACTGACGCTATTCGTAGTGCCTGTTATGTACGCGATTGTTCAAAAAGTGGAGCGTCCTCAATGA
- a CDS encoding efflux RND transporter periplasmic adaptor subunit produces the protein MRWLVVTSLILLIAACGEAPAQSEKTQDARPVKLLTVTENSGAQLREFPGVVEAAKVAQLTFRVAGEITELPVRPGAEVKQGELIARLDPTDYQLAVDQAKAQYELAQSQYQRNKVLVSEGVMSEAQFDQIESQRAVAKSNYETAKANLEYTELRAPFDGVIASLAVEAYENIQPKQPIVTLQINNAVDVSIQVPEQLFARVKKQTDYEPMIRFDAAPEFQFRAHLKEWDSQAGPATNTYEVVFTLPKPDNLNVLPGMTATVVVDMSQVLRSTVTGILVPTKAVFTNGSDTEQPPSYVWVVGDDMTVEKRKVVVGTATNDGLTIVSGLEEGETIVVAGVHQLREGQEVREWQRERGL, from the coding sequence ATGCGTTGGCTAGTCGTTACATCCCTTATCTTACTCATTGCTGCTTGCGGTGAAGCACCTGCACAAAGCGAAAAAACACAGGATGCCCGTCCGGTTAAATTGCTGACGGTGACCGAAAATAGTGGCGCGCAACTTCGTGAGTTCCCGGGCGTGGTGGAAGCCGCTAAAGTGGCACAGCTGACGTTTCGTGTTGCGGGTGAAATTACCGAACTTCCGGTAAGGCCTGGTGCGGAAGTTAAGCAAGGTGAGCTTATTGCAAGGCTGGATCCGACCGACTATCAACTGGCTGTCGACCAGGCAAAAGCGCAATACGAGTTAGCTCAGTCTCAATACCAAAGAAACAAGGTGCTGGTAAGCGAGGGCGTTATGTCAGAGGCTCAGTTTGACCAAATTGAGTCGCAGCGAGCGGTAGCGAAATCGAACTATGAAACGGCAAAAGCGAATTTGGAGTATACCGAGCTGAGAGCGCCTTTTGACGGAGTTATTGCGAGCCTGGCTGTAGAAGCTTATGAAAATATCCAACCGAAACAGCCCATTGTTACCTTGCAAATTAATAATGCGGTGGATGTGAGTATCCAAGTGCCAGAGCAGCTTTTTGCGAGAGTTAAGAAGCAGACAGACTATGAGCCAATGATTCGGTTTGATGCTGCGCCGGAATTTCAATTCCGGGCGCATCTTAAAGAGTGGGATTCGCAAGCGGGTCCTGCAACCAACACGTATGAAGTCGTGTTCACTTTACCGAAACCCGACAACCTGAATGTTCTTCCGGGTATGACCGCGACTGTCGTCGTCGATATGTCACAAGTGCTGCGCTCGACCGTCACCGGTATTTTGGTACCTACAAAAGCCGTATTTACCAATGGCAGTGATACCGAACAGCCCCCTTCTTATGTGTGGGTCGTGGGCGATGACATGACCGTTGAAAAGCGCAAGGTGGTGGTTGGTACCGCGACTAATGACGGACTGACTATCGTCAGCGGCTTAGAAGAAGGTGAAACCATAGTAGTTGCCGGCGTTCATCAGCTTCGGGAAGGCCAAGAAGTTCGTGAATGGCAACGCGAACGGGGGCTGTAA
- the acnB gene encoding bifunctional aconitate hydratase 2/2-methylisocitrate dehydratase, which translates to MLKEYRQHVEERAAEGIPPKPLNAEQVADLVELLKNPPAGEEDFLVELLSERVPPGVDEAAYVKAGFLSALVKGEIQSPVISKENAVKLLGNMHGGYNIETLVALLDDAELGRLAAEELKHTILMFDAFHDVEEKMKAGNELAKEVVESWAEGEWFTSRDKMADQIKATVFKVTGETNTDDLSPAPDAWSRPDIPLHAKAMYKMPREGITDAGKQIEELKEKGHPVAFVGDVVGTGSSRKSATNSVLWNIGEDMPGTPNKRAGGICIGGKVAPIFFNTMKDAGALVFEADVEKMNMGDVITIYPYEGKIENEAGDVIAEYDYASRVILDEVRAGGRINLIIGRGLTAKARESLGLGHSDLFLTPEQPASSDKGYSLAQKLVGKACGMEGVRPGTYVEPKMTTVGSQDTTGPMTRDELKDLACLGFNADLVMQSFCHTSAYPKPVDVETQHTLPDFIMNRGGVSLRPNDGIIHSWLNRMLLPDTVGTGGDSHTRFPLGISFPAGSGLVAFAAATGVMPLDMPESVLVRFKGKMQPGITLRDLVHAIPAFAIKDGLLTVEKRGKKNAFSGRILEIEGLEHLTVEQAFELSDASAERSAAGCTINLSEDSVSEYLRSNITMLRWMINEGYGDARTLERRARKMEEWLENPSLTRADKDAEYAEVIEIDLDEIKEPIVCCPNDPDDAKFLSEVAGDKVDEVFIGSCMTNIGHFRAAGKLLEKNSDPLNTRLWIAPPTKMDKAQLETEGYYDIYSRNGVRTEMPGCSLCMGNQARVEAGATVLSTSTRNFPNRLGDGANVYLTSAELAAVGAIVGRLPTPEEYLEYAQDINSMAGEVYKYLNFDQMDAFRDAEKAAKENIIPTINVA; encoded by the coding sequence GTGCTTAAAGAGTATCGTCAGCACGTGGAAGAGCGTGCCGCAGAGGGCATCCCTCCGAAGCCATTAAACGCCGAACAAGTAGCCGATCTTGTTGAACTACTGAAGAATCCACCCGCAGGTGAAGAAGACTTCTTAGTCGAGCTACTGTCTGAGCGTGTACCACCAGGTGTTGATGAAGCGGCTTATGTAAAAGCTGGCTTTTTAAGTGCACTGGTAAAAGGCGAAATACAAAGCCCGGTTATCAGCAAAGAAAACGCTGTTAAATTGCTGGGCAATATGCACGGTGGTTATAACATCGAAACCTTGGTTGCTCTGTTAGACGACGCTGAACTGGGTCGCTTAGCCGCCGAAGAATTAAAACACACCATTTTGATGTTCGACGCTTTCCATGACGTAGAAGAAAAAATGAAAGCCGGCAACGAACTGGCCAAAGAAGTGGTTGAGTCATGGGCTGAAGGTGAGTGGTTCACCAGCCGTGACAAAATGGCTGACCAAATAAAAGCGACCGTCTTTAAAGTGACTGGCGAAACCAATACTGACGACTTGTCTCCAGCGCCAGATGCGTGGTCACGTCCTGATATCCCGCTGCACGCTAAAGCCATGTACAAAATGCCGCGCGAAGGCATTACGGATGCCGGCAAGCAAATAGAAGAGCTGAAAGAAAAAGGTCACCCGGTTGCTTTTGTCGGTGACGTAGTCGGTACCGGTTCTTCACGTAAGTCAGCTACCAACTCGGTTCTTTGGAACATCGGTGAAGACATGCCGGGTACGCCGAACAAACGTGCGGGCGGTATCTGTATTGGCGGCAAAGTCGCGCCTATCTTCTTCAACACCATGAAAGACGCAGGTGCGTTGGTATTTGAAGCCGACGTCGAAAAAATGAATATGGGTGATGTTATTACCATTTACCCATACGAAGGCAAAATTGAAAACGAAGCGGGCGACGTTATCGCTGAGTACGATTATGCGTCACGCGTTATTCTTGACGAAGTCCGTGCCGGTGGCCGTATCAACCTGATCATCGGTCGTGGCTTAACGGCTAAAGCGCGCGAATCACTGGGTTTGGGTCACAGCGACTTATTCCTGACACCTGAGCAGCCAGCATCTAGTGACAAAGGTTACAGCCTGGCACAAAAACTGGTTGGTAAAGCCTGTGGTATGGAAGGCGTTCGTCCGGGCACATACGTTGAACCGAAGATGACGACTGTAGGTTCGCAGGACACCACCGGTCCAATGACGCGTGACGAATTGAAAGACCTGGCGTGTCTTGGCTTCAACGCTGACTTGGTTATGCAGTCCTTCTGCCACACGTCAGCCTATCCGAAGCCAGTTGACGTTGAAACTCAGCATACTCTGCCTGACTTCATCATGAACCGTGGTGGTGTTTCGTTGCGTCCAAACGACGGTATCATCCACAGCTGGCTGAACCGTATGTTGTTGCCGGATACTGTCGGTACGGGTGGTGACTCGCATACGCGTTTCCCATTAGGTATTTCGTTCCCGGCAGGTTCTGGTTTGGTTGCTTTTGCCGCCGCGACCGGTGTTATGCCGCTGGATATGCCAGAGTCAGTACTGGTGCGTTTTAAAGGTAAAATGCAACCGGGTATTACCCTACGTGACCTGGTTCACGCAATTCCTGCGTTTGCCATCAAAGACGGCCTGTTGACTGTAGAGAAACGTGGCAAGAAAAACGCGTTCTCTGGTCGCATTCTGGAAATCGAAGGTCTTGAGCACCTGACCGTAGAGCAAGCGTTCGAACTGTCAGACGCATCAGCAGAGCGTTCTGCAGCGGGTTGTACCATCAACCTGTCAGAAGATTCAGTCAGCGAATACTTGCGCTCTAATATCACTATGCTGCGTTGGATGATCAACGAAGGCTACGGTGATGCGCGTACGCTTGAGCGTCGTGCTCGTAAGATGGAAGAATGGCTTGAAAACCCATCACTGACGCGTGCGGATAAAGATGCAGAATACGCAGAAGTTATCGAAATCGACCTGGACGAAATCAAAGAGCCAATCGTTTGTTGCCCTAACGACCCTGACGACGCTAAGTTCTTAAGCGAAGTTGCGGGCGACAAAGTGGACGAAGTGTTCATTGGTTCGTGCATGACTAACATTGGCCACTTCCGTGCGGCAGGTAAACTGTTAGAGAAGAACTCTGATCCGCTGAACACTCGTTTGTGGATTGCACCACCTACGAAGATGGATAAAGCACAGCTGGAAACCGAAGGTTATTACGATATCTATTCGCGTAACGGCGTACGTACTGAAATGCCGGGCTGTTCACTGTGTATGGGTAACCAGGCTCGTGTAGAAGCGGGGGCAACTGTACTGTCAACGTCGACTCGTAACTTCCCGAACCGCTTAGGTGACGGCGCGAATGTTTACCTGACGTCGGCAGAGCTGGCAGCTGTTGGTGCTATTGTAGGCCGCCTACCAACTCCTGAAGAGTATTTGGAGTACGCACAAGACATTAACTCGATGGCTGGCGAAGTATATAAATATCTTAACTTCGACCAAATGGATGCCTTCCGCGACGCCGAAAAAGCGGCCAAGGAAAACATCATCCCAACCATCAACGTGGCTTAA
- a CDS encoding efflux RND transporter permease subunit, with protein MLTRIIQASLRNPLLVLLLFAALSYLAWQSLQQTKLDAIPDLSDVQVIVKTNYPGQAPAVVEEQVTYPLSSVMLSVPDTKSVRGFSFFGDSYVYVIFEEGTDPYWARSRVIEYLDQAKSQLPADVQPSLGPDATGVGWIYQYALVDNSGEHNLGELTRLQNWYLQQELQSVEGVAEVARVGGMVETYQVVVEPSKLHQYELTLTDIEQAIQQANAEVGGSVVEMAEAEYMVRGLGYIQSIEDLRQLPLVKRSENDGVLLLEDVAHVRLGPQVRRGVADLDGEGEVVGGIVVMRYGANALQTIDNVKAKLDELKQGLPEGVELVTTYDRSQLIQASVDNLTSKLIEEMALVAIVCVLFLWHARSALVAVISLPLSVLLAIWIMNGLGISANIMSLGGIAIAIGALVDAAIVMIENAHKHLYAYQEQHKEPAKGAHRWRLITDACSEVGPSLFFSLLVITVSFIPVFALQGQQGRLFEPLAYTKTLAMGAASILAVTLIPVLIALLVRGKIPSENANPLTRGLIWLYRPFLNLTLRWPKVLIILCVAVTATAWYPWQKLDYELMPPLYEGDLMYMPTTLPGISVNEAGELLQQTDELIAQHPQVERVFGKIGRADTATDPAPLTMIETSITLTPESEWPEGKTVDDITAELDDAVQIPGLTNAWVMPIRTRIEMLATGVKTPLAIKVSGAEFGEIQALATDIEKRLAEREETASVIAERAADGRYIEVTPKLREAARFGLTQSDIQRHLTQAIGGANIATSVQGNERFPINLRYPRNARDHIDKLRELPIRADDGRWLTLSDVATVELSSGPAVLKSENARLSSWVFIEPAAGVTVSEYIAAVNDELSQLEMPTGYNWSWTGQYQAMQQVEADLKEIIPLTLALILILLYLTFRSMSQALLVIATLPLALTGSLWLLYWLDYNLSLAVIVGMIALAGVAAEFGVVMLLYLNNAWKGVGEKREQLESAIVEGAVLRVRPKAMTVATIVIGLLPIMLGSGIGNEVMQRIAAPMVGGMILAPLVSMLLIPAVFYLGRK; from the coding sequence ATGCTTACCCGGATTATACAAGCTTCACTTCGTAACCCATTGCTGGTGTTACTGTTGTTCGCTGCGTTAAGTTATTTAGCGTGGCAGTCGTTGCAGCAAACCAAACTGGATGCGATTCCTGACTTGTCTGACGTGCAGGTCATTGTCAAAACCAACTATCCGGGGCAGGCGCCTGCGGTTGTTGAAGAACAAGTCACCTATCCGCTGTCGAGCGTCATGTTGTCGGTACCAGACACAAAATCAGTACGTGGTTTTTCTTTCTTTGGTGACTCTTATGTATACGTTATTTTTGAAGAGGGAACTGACCCTTACTGGGCAAGAAGCCGGGTAATAGAGTATTTGGATCAGGCTAAGAGTCAGTTGCCGGCTGACGTTCAGCCCAGTCTCGGTCCTGACGCCACCGGTGTTGGTTGGATTTACCAATACGCCCTGGTTGATAACAGTGGTGAACATAATCTAGGAGAGCTCACACGGTTACAAAACTGGTACCTTCAGCAAGAGTTGCAAAGTGTTGAGGGGGTTGCCGAAGTCGCCCGCGTTGGCGGCATGGTGGAGACTTACCAGGTTGTTGTTGAGCCCAGCAAATTGCATCAGTATGAATTAACGCTGACTGACATTGAGCAAGCTATTCAACAGGCCAATGCCGAAGTCGGTGGTTCTGTGGTGGAAATGGCCGAAGCCGAGTATATGGTGAGAGGGCTTGGTTACATTCAATCTATCGAAGACTTGCGCCAACTGCCATTAGTGAAGCGTTCAGAGAACGATGGAGTACTGTTACTGGAAGATGTCGCTCATGTTCGCTTAGGCCCACAGGTACGTCGGGGCGTTGCTGATTTAGATGGCGAAGGTGAAGTGGTTGGCGGTATTGTGGTGATGCGTTACGGCGCTAATGCCTTGCAGACCATTGATAACGTCAAAGCGAAACTCGATGAGTTAAAACAAGGTTTACCCGAAGGCGTTGAGCTTGTCACTACTTACGATCGATCGCAGCTGATTCAGGCATCGGTTGATAATCTTACCTCGAAGCTCATTGAAGAAATGGCATTGGTCGCTATTGTCTGTGTTTTGTTCTTATGGCACGCGCGCTCAGCGTTAGTCGCGGTTATTAGTCTGCCGCTGTCAGTATTACTCGCTATTTGGATAATGAACGGGCTGGGTATCAGCGCCAATATTATGAGTTTGGGGGGCATTGCCATAGCTATTGGTGCTCTGGTCGATGCCGCTATTGTTATGATAGAAAATGCGCATAAGCATTTGTATGCGTATCAGGAGCAGCACAAAGAGCCAGCAAAAGGTGCTCATCGTTGGCGCCTAATTACCGATGCGTGCAGCGAAGTAGGCCCATCTCTGTTTTTCTCTTTGCTGGTCATCACCGTGAGCTTTATTCCGGTCTTTGCGCTACAAGGTCAGCAGGGTAGATTATTTGAACCGTTAGCGTATACAAAAACGCTGGCGATGGGGGCGGCCTCTATTCTGGCGGTAACACTCATTCCCGTGCTCATTGCGCTACTCGTCAGAGGAAAAATTCCATCGGAAAATGCCAACCCGTTAACTCGGGGACTCATTTGGCTCTATCGGCCGTTTTTAAATCTCACGCTGCGTTGGCCGAAAGTACTTATCATTTTGTGTGTCGCTGTGACGGCAACCGCTTGGTATCCGTGGCAAAAGCTTGATTATGAACTTATGCCGCCGTTGTATGAGGGCGACTTAATGTATATGCCGACGACATTACCGGGTATCAGCGTCAACGAAGCCGGAGAGCTGCTTCAACAAACCGATGAGCTGATAGCACAGCATCCGCAAGTTGAACGTGTCTTTGGCAAAATCGGACGGGCAGATACCGCGACGGATCCGGCACCGTTAACCATGATTGAGACCAGTATTACTCTGACACCGGAGTCGGAATGGCCTGAGGGTAAAACGGTGGATGACATCACTGCGGAGCTGGATGACGCCGTTCAGATTCCGGGGCTGACAAACGCCTGGGTGATGCCCATAAGAACTCGCATAGAAATGTTGGCAACGGGAGTTAAAACACCGTTGGCGATAAAGGTGAGCGGAGCCGAGTTTGGCGAAATACAAGCGTTGGCAACCGATATTGAAAAGCGTCTAGCGGAGCGAGAAGAAACGGCATCGGTTATTGCAGAGCGAGCCGCTGACGGACGCTATATTGAAGTGACTCCAAAACTGCGTGAGGCGGCCCGTTTTGGTTTAACGCAATCGGATATTCAAAGGCATCTGACCCAGGCCATTGGAGGAGCAAATATAGCCACCTCGGTGCAGGGCAATGAGCGTTTCCCAATTAACTTGCGCTATCCACGTAATGCACGTGACCACATTGATAAGTTGCGTGAGCTGCCTATTAGGGCTGATGATGGGCGCTGGTTAACGTTATCGGATGTGGCAACGGTTGAGCTAAGTTCAGGGCCTGCTGTGTTAAAAAGCGAGAATGCGCGTTTAAGCAGCTGGGTGTTTATTGAGCCTGCCGCTGGTGTGACAGTGAGTGAGTACATCGCAGCGGTGAATGATGAGCTAAGCCAACTGGAAATGCCAACCGGTTATAACTGGAGCTGGACGGGGCAGTATCAGGCGATGCAGCAAGTCGAAGCAGACCTGAAAGAGATTATTCCGCTGACATTAGCGCTGATTCTTATACTGCTTTATTTAACGTTTCGCTCCATGAGCCAGGCATTGCTGGTTATCGCTACCTTACCACTGGCGTTAACGGGGAGCTTATGGTTGCTCTACTGGCTTGACTATAACCTGTCGCTGGCGGTTATTGTCGGCATGATAGCCCTCGCTGGTGTTGCCGCAGAATTTGGCGTGGTGATGCTGCTTTACTTAAATAATGCCTGGAAAGGCGTTGGTGAAAAGCGCGAACAGCTGGAGTCCGCAATTGTTGAAGGGGCGGTGCTGCGAGTGCGTCCCAAAGCGATGACGGTAGCAACCATTGTGATTGGGCTCCTACCGATTATGCTGGGTAGTGGTATTGGCAATGAGGTCATGCAGCGCATTGCCGCGCCAATGGTTGGCGGCATGATTTTGGCGCCATTGGTCTCTATGTTGCTCATTCCTGCTGTGTTTTATCTTGGGAGGAAATAG
- a CDS encoding LysR family transcriptional regulator, with protein MNLSHLKMLIAVAELGSLQKSAEHLNRTQSAVSMALKKLEQSAGFELFNRQGYRLQLTEQGQHFLRQAEEVVRQQERLQSLTEKLKYGAEPLLTLCYDHTCDSKLWLPSIEHIQQHYPATEVHIDGESQMRALKRIDNGSADLALCPWLPLFRQYGDFETLPVAPFELTVAIASSLVNEFGRIPSSRQDLLELPMLVPQNLEIGINLDAVLRLPSQQRIRVNEVNTQFELLKAGFGWGIIPRHIAESALESGELVEISIPGFIQQVRLEIHLVRSANRTLGPAANTIWKKFS; from the coding sequence ATGAATTTATCACACTTAAAAATGCTGATTGCGGTCGCAGAGCTTGGCAGCCTACAAAAATCAGCAGAGCATTTAAACCGAACGCAATCGGCCGTCAGCATGGCCTTAAAAAAGCTCGAACAAAGCGCGGGCTTTGAACTGTTTAACCGGCAAGGCTACCGACTGCAATTAACCGAACAAGGTCAGCATTTTTTACGACAGGCCGAAGAGGTCGTGCGCCAGCAAGAGCGTCTACAGTCGCTGACTGAAAAACTGAAATACGGCGCCGAACCCTTGCTGACGCTTTGCTATGACCATACCTGCGACAGTAAGCTGTGGCTGCCCAGTATTGAGCATATACAACAGCATTACCCCGCCACCGAAGTTCACATTGACGGCGAGTCACAAATGCGAGCGCTCAAACGCATCGATAACGGCTCTGCTGATTTAGCATTATGCCCATGGTTGCCGTTATTTCGTCAGTATGGCGACTTTGAAACTCTACCCGTGGCGCCTTTCGAGCTCACAGTGGCCATTGCATCTTCTTTGGTGAATGAGTTCGGGCGCATACCATCAAGTCGGCAAGATTTGCTCGAGTTGCCAATGCTAGTGCCTCAAAATTTAGAGATCGGCATTAATTTAGATGCGGTACTGCGTTTACCCAGTCAGCAGCGCATACGCGTGAATGAAGTGAACACTCAATTTGAGCTATTAAAAGCCGGCTTTGGTTGGGGGATCATTCCTCGACATATTGCCGAAAGCGCACTTGAGTCCGGTGAACTGGTTGAAATAAGCATTCCCGGTTTCATCCAACAAGTCCGTCTGGAAATTCATTTGGTTCGCTCAGCAAACCGGACATTAGGGCCAGCTGCAAACACTATTTGGAAGAAGTTTTCTTAG